A stretch of the Candidatus Gracilibacteria bacterium genome encodes the following:
- the pyk gene encoding pyruvate kinase yields the protein MNKKTKIIATHGPALKGEADLHRLYDAGVNVIRFNFSHAQYDVVREVLKDMRVNNRNGRTALSMLLDTKGPEIRTGDLSTKQTYKSGDIFKFYTNQESFKEDGTALFCDYPHLGEDAYVGQIIDVDSGLFQIEVLEIKDDFLSVQAQNDAIIGSRRHVNLPGIRLKMPGITDKDRADVKFAVEESMDFIAMSFVRSRENVQELREYLKELGGEHIKIISKIENQEGIDNLTEIIAASDGIMVARGDLGIEVPIEKLPSYQSNMVKETLAAGKFTIIATHLLESMIDNPFPTRAEVSDVYNSVMQHTDCVMLSGETAAGKYPIKSVKVMTATIHEAEKNLILENRDFSNEGLTARDIEKKALIKSAISAGEELKVDALFIFTKSGKLARLASSFRPNLPIYAFTMHLQSVAYMNVLFGVQPYLLENWDEQFVENIGTAITICKENGSLKVGDKIMLVNDIQKGETEIPVVELMEIL from the coding sequence ATGAATAAAAAAACTAAAATAATCGCAACTCACGGACCAGCACTTAAAGGTGAAGCTGACCTCCACAGACTCTATGACGCTGGAGTCAATGTTATCAGATTCAACTTTTCACACGCACAATATGATGTGGTTCGAGAAGTACTCAAAGATATGCGAGTGAATAATAGAAATGGACGAACAGCGCTCTCTATGCTTCTGGATACAAAAGGACCAGAAATCAGAACCTGAGATCTGAGTACAAAACAAACATATAAATCATGAGATATTTTTAAGTTTTATACAAATCAAGAGAGTTTCAAAGAAGATGGAACAGCTCTCTTTTGTGATTATCCTCATCTTGGTGAAGATGCCTATGTTGGTCAAATTATTGATGTAGATAGTGGTTTATTTCAAATAGAAGTTCTAGAAATTAAAGATGATTTTCTCAGTGTACAAGCTCAAAATGATGCCATAATTGGTTCGCGACGACATGTCAATCTCCCTGGAATCAGACTCAAAATGCCAGGAATTACAGACAAAGACAGAGCAGATGTGAAGTTTGCAGTCGAAGAATCTATGGATTTTATCGCGATGAGTTTCGTGCGAAGTAGAGAAAATGTTCAAGAACTCAGAGAATACCTCAAAGAACTTGGAGGAGAACACATTAAAATTATCTCAAAAATAGAAAACCAAGAGGGTATTGATAATCTCACTGAGATTATTGCAGCAAGTGACGGGATTATGGTCGCTCGAGGAGATCTGGGAATCGAAGTCCCAATAGAGAAACTCCCAAGTTATCAGTCAAATATGGTCAAAGAGACCCTCGCAGCAGGGAAATTCACGATTATCGCGACGCATTTACTTGAATCGATGATAGATAACCCATTTCCAACACGAGCTGAAGTCTCAGATGTATATAACTCTGTGATGCAGCATACAGACTGTGTAATGCTCTCTGGAGAAACAGCTGCAGGGAAATACCCAATCAAGTCTGTTAAGGTTATGACAGCAACGATTCATGAAGCTGAAAAAAACCTCATATTAGAAAACAGAGACTTTTCAAACGAGGGACTGACAGCTCGAGACATAGAAAAAAAAGCTCTCATAAAATCAGCTATCTCAGCTGGAGAAGAGCTCAAGGTTGATGCACTCTTTATCTTCACAAAATCAGGAAAACTCGCTCGACTCGCTTCGAGTTTTAGACCAAATCTTCCTATTTACGCATTTACCATGCACCTGCAATCTGTTGCATATATGAACGTCCTATTTGGAGTACAACCCTATTTACTGGAAAACTGGGATGAGCAATTTGTTGAAAATATTGGAACAGCGATTACTATTTGTAAAGAAAATGGAAGTCTCAAAGTAGGAGACAAAATCATGCTCGTGAATGATATCCAAAAGGGAGAAACAGAGATTCCAGTAGTAGAACTTATGGAAATATTATAA
- a CDS encoding MGMT family protein has translation MIDLKQDILEELQRIPVGKVMTYKTMADKFKVHPRKVAMVMKHNEFPDIYPCYKVISHSGKLGGYSGKNGIHGKVQRLRDDGIEVVDGKIDPKYII, from the coding sequence ATGATAGACCTCAAACAAGACATCCTCGAAGAATTGCAGCGTATTCCAGTGTGAAAAGTCATGACCTATAAAACTATGGCTGACAAGTTCAAAGTGCATCCACGCAAAGTGGCAATGGTGATGAAACACAATGAGTTTCCAGATATTTATCCTTGTTACAAGGTTATTTCTCACTCTTGAAAACTCTGAGGCTATAGTGGAAAAAACGGAATTCACGGAAAGGTTCAGAGACTCCGAGACGATGGAATTGAAGTCGTTGATGGAAAAATAGATCCAAAATATATTATATAA
- a CDS encoding M48 family metallopeptidase, translating into MQDLEIQITKSWRKSLSMRFDTHGVLQVRAPKFLLPAQIDAFIQKNTAWIEKHYTNIQKQSQDKKYYLFGEVIDPEMMYNFGRDRESSPQKLERFYKSEAKKYLKTRTTELANMHKFDFDSIKITSAKTRWGSCSSNKTINFTYRLIMAPKEAIEYVIIHELCHLRQMNHGPRFWKEVANIMPDYHIQEKHLKDEGWRYRI; encoded by the coding sequence ATGCAAGACTTAGAAATACAAATCACAAAATCGTGGAGGAAATCTCTCTCTATGCGTTTTGATACTCATGGAGTTTTACAAGTACGAGCTCCAAAATTTTTGCTTCCTGCTCAAATCGATGCCTTTATACAAAAAAATACTGCCTGGATTGAAAAGCATTACACTAATATACAAAAACAATCACAAGATAAAAAATATTATTTATTCGGGGAAGTTATAGATCCAGAAATGATGTATAACTTTTGACGTGACAGAGAATCATCCCCACAAAAACTCGAGCGATTTTATAAATCAGAAGCAAAAAAATACCTCAAAACTAGAACCACCGAACTTGCAAATATGCATAAATTTGATTTTGATTCAATTAAAATAACCTCAGCCAAGACTCGTTGGGGAAGTTGCTCCAGTAATAAGACTATCAACTTCACTTACCGACTCATTATGGCTCCAAAAGAGGCCATAGAGTACGTTATTATTCATGAGCTCTGTCATCTCAGACAAATGAATCATGGACCCAGATTTTGGAAAGAAGTTGCCAATATTATGCCTGACTATCATATCCAAGAAAAGCACCTCAAAGACGAGGGTTGGAGATACAGGATATAA
- a CDS encoding transglutaminase domain-containing protein, producing MSRFFHIFLRVFILVYIGLSVFFSAISVSYAATDSAEKVSELIKNYVEKKYKIVDHFPVYSAIRTRISELLVATPDSQFARKIFLSDIMFYNNNNIYALVQYVASREGALNRFTMWKSDGNTELLSFEKSLRVNKAVIPEAIVLNESFEFSKNSEIYRLNFESIAVLDASQIQSFQLPSNHTLYYSESIGYFVPKNPSLEKKISFVDFLVHGPKKFFLYNSSYYEENGIFYTYGYDTYFDTFDSYGLYASDWKKLGYNLDDGVILRLQDAKNTITFSPRPVKIIPKSYLDQYGPIDKQLVNEFATDALRIEKDYSRTYQAIFKKAHELTDGLETDDEKIRAVYDWIKINIEYTKLFYESDPRIFSGLETFESKNGVCEGQVRLMSYMLKIAGIEDVRIKLGYVIDSKDFPRVGHSWIQIGNDFYDPTFEPSYQKDVSDYMYYKLPYDVMYTNRYNIRDMPKEYFNISKEVLAKEVNMKRRELTKRYPQSIGFKVLEKAHFQVKNGLIVDGNILLGEVINLMKEEQVYYNNNKVSTLIEGVGKELEYYPIPTLETDVESVLMEVNYDISKLRLFKIYKEGVFYVYGLYEK from the coding sequence ATGTCTCGATTCTTCCACATTTTCCTGAGAGTCTTCATACTTGTATATATAGGATTAAGTGTGTTTTTTTCTGCTATTTCCGTGAGTTATGCTGCGACTGATAGTGCTGAAAAAGTGTCTGAACTTATTAAAAATTATGTAGAAAAAAAATACAAAATTGTCGACCATTTTCCCGTGTATAGTGCTATTAGAACTCGAATCTCAGAGCTCCTGGTTGCAACTCCAGATTCTCAGTTTGCCAGAAAAATATTTCTCAGTGATATTATGTTTTATAATAACAATAATATCTACGCACTGGTTCAGTATGTAGCTTCACGAGAATGAGCCCTCAATAGATTTACGATGTGGAAGAGTGATGGAAATACTGAACTTCTCAGTTTTGAAAAATCTCTTCGTGTAAATAAAGCTGTGATACCAGAAGCTATTGTCTTGAATGAGAGTTTTGAATTTTCAAAAAACTCAGAGATATACAGACTCAATTTTGAATCAATTGCCGTTCTTGATGCATCTCAAATTCAAAGTTTTCAGTTACCGTCTAATCATACACTTTACTATTCTGAAAGTATAGGGTATTTTGTTCCTAAAAATCCGAGTCTTGAGAAAAAAATTTCTTTTGTAGATTTCCTCGTTCATTGACCGAAGAAATTCTTTTTATATAACAGTAGCTATTATGAGGAAAATGGTATTTTTTATACTTACTGATATGATACATATTTTGATACCTTTGATAGTTATGGTTTATATGCTTCTGACTGGAAAAAGTTAGGCTATAATTTAGATGATGGAGTGATACTTCGCCTGCAAGATGCTAAAAATACGATTACCTTTTCTCCAAGGCCGGTTAAAATTATTCCAAAATCATATCTCGATCAGTATGGTCCTATCGATAAACAGCTAGTGAATGAGTTTGCAACGGACGCCCTGAGAATAGAAAAAGATTATTCTCGAACCTATCAAGCTATTTTTAAAAAAGCCCACGAACTCACTGATGGACTTGAAACTGATGATGAAAAGATTAGGGCTGTGTATGACTGGATAAAAATAAATATAGAGTATACAAAGCTCTTTTATGAATCTGACCCGAGGATATTTTCTGGACTTGAAACCTTTGAATCTAAAAATGGAGTCTGTGAATGACAGGTGCGTCTGATGTCCTATATGCTGAAAATTGCAGGGATAGAAGATGTCCGTATTAAATTAGGTTATGTTATTGATTCTAAGGATTTTCCAAGGGTTGGTCACTCATGGATACAAATTTGAAATGACTTCTATGACCCCACTTTTGAACCATCATACCAAAAAGATGTTTCTGATTACATGTACTATAAACTTCCTTATGATGTGATGTATACCAACCGATACAATATCCGCGATATGCCAAAGGAGTATTTTAATATTTCAAAAGAGGTCCTTGCAAAAGAAGTAAATATGAAGCGTAGAGAACTTACCAAGAGATACCCTCAGTCAATTGGATTCAAAGTTTTAGAAAAGGCACATTTTCAAGTAAAAAATGGACTGATAGTTGATGGAAATATCTTACTTTGAGAAGTAATAAATCTCATGAAAGAGGAACAGGTATATTATAACAATAACAAAGTAAGCACTCTTATAGAGTGAGTAGGAAAAGAACTCGAGTATTATCCTATTCCTACACTTGAGACAGATGTTGAGAGTGTTTTAATGGAAGTAAACTACGACATTTCCAAACTCAGACTTTTCAAGATTTATAAAGAGGGAGTATTTTATGTATATGGTCTTTACGAGAAATAA